The window AACAATAGCTTTTAAACCGGAAAGTTTACAGCAGGTACACAAAATCATGGCAAGATATCCTGAAGGAAGACAAAAGTCAGCCCTTCTTCCTGTGCTTCACTTAGCACAAAAGGAATTTGGAGGATGGCTGGATGTTCCTGTGATGGATTATGTTGCTGAATTATTAAGTATTAAACCAATCGAAGTATATGAAGTAGCTACTTTCTATACAATGTTTAATATGAAACCGGTGGGTAAATATGTTTTGGAAGTTTGCAGAACCGGACCTTGCATGGTTCGTGGAAGCGAAAAAATTCTTGACCATATCAGAACAAAACTAAATATAAAAGACGGACAAACCACTGAAGACGGAATGTTCACTTTAAAGCCTGCTGAATGTCTTGGAGCTTGCGGATACGCACCAATGTTACAGCTAGGTAAGTTTTTTCACGAAAATTTAACCATAGAAAAAGTTGACGAAATCCTTGATCTTTGCAGAGAAGGACAGGTTGATTTGGGCTAAATAAATTTTAAACTAATTAAAAAAAGCGTACCGCAAATAGCCAAAAGCTAAAAGCCATTCGCTAAAAGCATATTAAAATGAGTAAAAAACTTTTACTTAAAGACGCACACGTAGAAGGCATACGCTACTTCGAAACTTACCGCAAACAAGGAGGTTATGGAGCAGCTGAAAAAGCCTTTAAAATGACACCCGAAGAAATTCTTGAAGAAGTAAAAGTTTCAGGTCTTCGTGGTCGTGGTGGTGCAGGTTTCCCAACAGGAATGAAGTGGAGCTTTTTGGCAAAACCAGAAGGCGTTCCAAGACACTTGGTTGTAAATGCAGATGAATCTGAACCGGGAACGTTCAAAGACAGATATTTAATGGAATACCTTCCTCATCTTTTGATTGAGGGAATGTTGATTTCATCTTTCGTGTTAGGTTCAAATGTTTCTTATATCTATATCCGTGGAGAATATTCTTGGATTCCTGATATTTTAGAAGAAGCAATTGAAGAAGCTAAAGCTGCAGGATTTTTAGGTAAAAACATCTTAGGAACTGGTTTCGATTGCGAAATTTATGTTCAAAGAGGTGGTGGAGCTTATATCTGCGGTGAAGAAACTGCTTTGCTTGAATCTCTTGAAGGAAAAAGAGGAAACCCAAGATTGAAACCACCTTTCCCTGCTGTAAAAGGACTTTGGGAAAGACCAACGGTTGTAAATAATGTTGAATCTATCGCAGCAATTGTTCCGATCATCGATATTACTGGTGCTGAATATGCAAAAATTGGTGTTGGTAGATCAACTGGTACAAAATTAATTTCTGCTTGCGGAAACATCAATAAACCTGGAGTTTACGAAATCGATATGACCATTACAGTTGAAGAATTTATTTATTCTGATGAATATTGTGGTGGAATTCCAAACGGTAAAAAGCTGAAAGCTTGTATTCCTGGAGGAAGTTCAGTTCCGATTGTTCCTGCAAACTTATTATTGAAAACCGTAAACGGCGAACCAAGATATATGAACTATGAATCTCTTGCTGATGGTGGTTTTGCTACCGGAACTATGATGGGTTCAGGAGGATTTATCGTTTTGGATGAAGACCAGTGTATCGTAGAACATACCATGACTTTAGCGAGATTTTATCATCACGAAAGTTGCGGACAGTGTACTCCTTGCCGTGAAGGAACGGGATGGATGCACAAAATCTTAAAGAAAATCGAAAAAGGAGAAGGAAAAATGGAAGATATCGATTTACTTTGGGATGTTCAGAGAAAAATTGAAGGAAACACCATTTGCCCGTTAGGTGATGCAGCAGCTTGGCCAGTAGCAGCAGCAATTCGTCACTTTAGAGACGAATTCGAGTGGCACATCAAAAACCCGGAATTATCTCAGACTCAAAATTATGGTTTGGCTCATTATGCAGACCCTATTCCGGCTGCAGCAAGTAATTAATATGAATTTGAAATTATGAAGAAGTTTATTGCTGTAGGATTATTGTTGTCGAATTTTGTTTTTGGTCAGAATATTAAAGATACTATTCAAACACAAGAACATGATGATGGTCTTATTGTAGACGGACGTACAAAAATTTTCAAAAAAGGAGCAATGTTCGTTTTTTGGGGTTGGAACAGATCAGGATTTAGTAATTCTGATATCCGATTTAAAGGAAATGGTTACGATTTTACATTAAATAATGTTGTAGCACACGACAGACCTTCAGAATTAAGTATGGCGTATATAGATCCTACAAGGCTTTCTATACCTCAATTTAATTTTAGATTGGCGTATTTTCTAAAAGATAATTTAGCCTTGGTAGTAGGAACAGACCATATGAAATATGTGATGGATCAAGATCAGACTGTTGGTTTTAAAGGAAATATTTCAGATCCTAAATATGCGGGAATGGTTCAAAATGGAGAAGTTAATTTAAAAGATGAGCAATTTCTTACTTTTGAGCATACAGACGGTCTTAATTATGTAAATGCAGGGATTGAAAAATATAAAAATTTATTAGACAAAAAGAATTTTGATATTTTTTGGGCGTATGGAGCCGGAGCTGGAGTATTGTTTCCGAAATCTAATGTGAAATTGTTCGGAAACGAAAGAAGCGATAGATATCATGTAGCAGGATTTGGGTTGGATGCAAGAACCAACATCAATTTTGTTTTTTGGAATCATTGGATGGCAAGAGTTGAAGGTAAATTCGGTTACATTAATATGCCGGATATTAAAACAACCCTTAATAATAAACCTGATAAAGCCAGTCAGGACTTTGTATTCTACCAAGTTAATTTTGGGATTGGATATACATTTAATACAAGAAAAAATAAATAAAGCATTTGCTTAAAATATAATTATGAGCGAAGAGGTTAAAAAATTCAAAATAACGATAGACGGACAGACTGCTGAAGTTTTGCCCGGGACTTCTATTTTGGAAGCTGCAAGACAAATCGGTGGAAAATCTGTTCCTCCTGCAATGTGTTACTACAGCAAATTGGAAACCAGCGGTGGAAGATGTAGAACATGTTTGGTAGAAGTTTCTAAAGGTTCAGAAGCAGATCCGCGTCCGATGCCAAAATTGGTAGCAAGTTGCAGAACCAATGTGATGGACGGAATGGAAGTGAAAAATCTTTCTTCTGAAAAAGCTCAGGAAGGTAGAAAAGCTGTTACTGAATTCTTGTTGGTCAACCACCCATTAGATTGCCCGGTTTGTGATCAGGCAGGTGAATGTCACCTTCAGGATTTGGGTTACGAGCACGGAAATCTTGAAACCAGAACAGAATTTGAAAGAAATACATACGAAGCAGACGACTTAGGTCCACATATCAAGTTGAATATGAACCGTTGTATCTTGTGTGCAAGATGCGTTTTGGCGGCCAATCAATTGACAGGTGAGCGTGAGCACGGAATTCTTTTCAGAGGAGATCATGCTGAAATTTCAACCTATTTAAATAAAGCTTTAGATAATGATTTCATCGGAAACGTGATCGACGTTTGTCCGGTTGGAGCATTAACAGACAGAACAGCCCGTTTTACAAGCAGAGTTTGGTTTACAAAGCCAATGAACGGTTCTTGCAAATGTGATAAGTGTTCTGGAAAAGCAACAGTTTACTTGAAAGGTGACGAAGTTGTAAGAGTAACTGCAAGAAAAGACCAGTGGGGAGAAGTTGAAGAATTTATCTGTGATACTTGTCGTTTCGAAAGAAAATCTCTTTCAGACTGGAACATCGAAGGACCAAGACATATCGACAGACATTCAGTTATTTCATTAAACCATTACGAGAAGCCTAAAGACGAATTGAGAGTTTTAGACAATCCAATGGCTAAAGAAATCAGCGAAAAAGACGAAAAATAATTAATAAGATTTCAGATTTCAGACATTAGATTTCAGACTTTTGTAATTCTAATTTCTAACTTCTAATTTCTAACATCTATAAAAATAAAAATGGATTTAATTACATTTAAATTAATACTTGTACTTGCACTTTTCCTGCTTTCATTAACGATTGCAGCCTATTCAACCTGGGCAGAAAGAAAAGTTGCAGCCATTATGCAGGACAGAATTGGGCCAAACAGATCAGGGCCTTTCGGTTTACTGCAGCCTCTTGCGGATGGTGGTAAATTTTTCTTTAAAGAAGACTTTACTCCTGCCAATGCAGAAAAGTTTCTTTTTGTATTGGGACCTGCATTGGTGATGTTTATTTCATTAATTACCGGAGCGGTGATTCCTTGGGGGAAAACGCTGAACTTAGGTGGAGTTTCTTATGATTTACAAGTTGCTAACATTGATGTTGGTGTACTTTTCATCATCGGAATGGCTTCTATCGGAGTGTACGGCATTATGATCGGAGGCTGGGCTTCCAACAACAAGTATTCATTATTAGGTGCAATCCGTGCTTCTTCGCAGATGATTTCTTACGAATTGGCGATGGGTCTTGCATTACTTTCTATCATTATGATGACAGGAAGTTTAGATTTAAAAGTAATTACTGAAAACCAAACTGAAGGAAAACTTTGGGGAATTATCCCTATCGGTTCTGGAATGAACTGGAATATTTTCTACCAACCATTGGCATTCTTAATTTTCTTTGTGGCAGCTTTGGCAGAAACCAACCGTCACCCTTTCGATTTACCTGAATGTGAATCTGAATTGGTAACTGGTTATACTACCGAATATTCTTCAATGAAATTAGGTTTATACATGTTTGGAGAATATGTGAATATGTTTATTTCTAATGCTTTCATGGTGGTTCTTTTCTTCGGAGGATACAACTATCCGGGGATTGACTGGGTGACTGAAAACTGGGGAGAAAATGTAGCAGGTATTTTGAGTATCGTAGCATTTTTATCTAAAACGATCATCGGAATTTTGATTTTCATGTGGATTAGATGGACACTTCCAAGATTCAGATACGATCAATTGATGCACTTAGGATGGAAAACTTTAATTCCATTGGCATTAGTCAACTTAATGATTACAGGAGCAGTTATACTTGCTTTCGGTAATTAAGAAGACAATTTGAAAATTTGATAATGGTAGAATTTTAAAATTAACCTTATCATTTTAAAATAAAATAGTAAATAATTAAGATAACAGACAAGATTAGTCTAAAATCTAATGTCTAACATCTAATATCTATAATTAAATGAAACTTACAAACAGATCAAAAGTTGTTTCAAATAAAGAGATGACCTTTTCTGAGAAAATCTACTTACCGGCGATTTTCAAAGGGATGGGGATTACTTTTAAGCATGCTGTGAGAACCGTTGTAAAACGTGCTCCTAATGTTTATTCTTATCCGGAAGTACAAAAGCCTAGAGCTGATATCTGGAGAGGTCAACATGTTTTGAAAAGAGATGAAGAAGGCAGAGAAAGATGTACAGCTTGTGGATTGTGTGCAGTAGCATGCCCTGCAGAAGCAATTACAATGACTGCTGCTGAAAGAACAAGAGAAGAAAAAGACCTTTACAGAGAAGAAAAATATGCATCGGTATACGAAATCAATATGCTAAGATGTATTTTCTGCGGTATGTGTGAGGAAGCTTGTCCGAAATCTGCAATTTATCTTACAGACAGATTGGTAGACGTGGAAACCAACAGAGGATCTTTCATTTACGGTAAAGATAAATTAGTTGAAAAAATAAATGAAAGGATTGATATCACAGAAAGACAATCCGAGAAACAAAAAAATGCGGTAAAATAATGGATCAGTTTTTATTTTTCTTGGTGGCGTTTTTAGCAGTGGCTAGTGCAGTGTACTTTGTATTTGCAAAAAATCCTTTGTATGCTATTTTGTCATTAATTGTTACAATGTTTTCGATTGCGGGTATGTATATTCTTCTGAATGCACAGTTCCTTGCCATCATCCAGATCATCGTTTACGCAGGTGCTATCATGGTACTTTTCCTTTATATCTTAATGATGCTTAACCTTAATAAGCAAGACGAAAGTAAGAAGAACAATACTTTAAAGTTTGTTGGAGTTTTTACAGCTGGTCTTCTTTTGATTGGTGTTTTAGGAGTTTTCAGAGGAGTACAGGAAAGTCATGTAGTGGTTGAAAACGTAGATAAAGGTGTAGGTCTTACAAAGAACCTGGGAAGACTTTTATTCAATGAATATGTTTTGCCGTTTGAGCTTGCTTCCATCCTGATTTTAGCAGGTATTGTAGGTGCGGTATTAATCGGTAAAAAAGATTTATAAAATTATGGGAGAAGTAAATACATTTATGCAAAGCATCCCTCTGGAATATTTCATCACTCTTTGTTCAGTTTTATTCTGTCTTGGGGTTTTGGGAGTATTGCTCAGAAAAAATGCGATTGTAATTTTAGGTTGTGTAGAGCTTATGCTTAATTCTGTAAACCTTTTATTGGCTGCATTTGCGGCGTACAACGGGAACAGTGACGGACAGCTTTTGGTATTCTTTATCATGGTAGTTGCAGCAGCCGAAGTAGCGGTTGGTTTGGCAATTATTGCGATGTTATATAGAAACACCCGTTCTGTAGATGTAGGTATATTTAATAAATTAAAAGGATAAGAATGGAGAATTTAATATATGCAATAATACTTTTACCACTTATAGGCTTTCTTATCAACGGGCTTTTTGGAAAAAATCTTCCAAAGATTGTAGTCGGAAGTTTGGCAACAGTTGCAGTTTTTGCACCTTTTTGTATTGCGGTAAGCTTATTTTTAAATTTTGACTCAGAAAGTCCTGCGGTTGTAGTAAGAGCTTTCGAATGGTTTAGAGTAAACGGAATTCAGATTAATTTCGGATTTCAAATCGATCAGCTGTCATTAATGATGGTAATGATTATCACAGGAATCGGA is drawn from Chryseobacterium muglaense and contains these coding sequences:
- a CDS encoding NADH-quinone oxidoreductase subunit NuoE family protein — translated: MSETIAFKPESLQQVHKIMARYPEGRQKSALLPVLHLAQKEFGGWLDVPVMDYVAELLSIKPIEVYEVATFYTMFNMKPVGKYVLEVCRTGPCMVRGSEKILDHIRTKLNIKDGQTTEDGMFTLKPAECLGACGYAPMLQLGKFFHENLTIEKVDEILDLCREGQVDLG
- the nuoF gene encoding NADH-quinone oxidoreductase subunit NuoF, which gives rise to MSKKLLLKDAHVEGIRYFETYRKQGGYGAAEKAFKMTPEEILEEVKVSGLRGRGGAGFPTGMKWSFLAKPEGVPRHLVVNADESEPGTFKDRYLMEYLPHLLIEGMLISSFVLGSNVSYIYIRGEYSWIPDILEEAIEEAKAAGFLGKNILGTGFDCEIYVQRGGGAYICGEETALLESLEGKRGNPRLKPPFPAVKGLWERPTVVNNVESIAAIVPIIDITGAEYAKIGVGRSTGTKLISACGNINKPGVYEIDMTITVEEFIYSDEYCGGIPNGKKLKACIPGGSSVPIVPANLLLKTVNGEPRYMNYESLADGGFATGTMMGSGGFIVLDEDQCIVEHTMTLARFYHHESCGQCTPCREGTGWMHKILKKIEKGEGKMEDIDLLWDVQRKIEGNTICPLGDAAAWPVAAAIRHFRDEFEWHIKNPELSQTQNYGLAHYADPIPAAASN
- a CDS encoding 2Fe-2S iron-sulfur cluster-binding protein, producing MSEEVKKFKITIDGQTAEVLPGTSILEAARQIGGKSVPPAMCYYSKLETSGGRCRTCLVEVSKGSEADPRPMPKLVASCRTNVMDGMEVKNLSSEKAQEGRKAVTEFLLVNHPLDCPVCDQAGECHLQDLGYEHGNLETRTEFERNTYEADDLGPHIKLNMNRCILCARCVLAANQLTGEREHGILFRGDHAEISTYLNKALDNDFIGNVIDVCPVGALTDRTARFTSRVWFTKPMNGSCKCDKCSGKATVYLKGDEVVRVTARKDQWGEVEEFICDTCRFERKSLSDWNIEGPRHIDRHSVISLNHYEKPKDELRVLDNPMAKEISEKDEK
- the nuoH gene encoding NADH-quinone oxidoreductase subunit NuoH; amino-acid sequence: MDLITFKLILVLALFLLSLTIAAYSTWAERKVAAIMQDRIGPNRSGPFGLLQPLADGGKFFFKEDFTPANAEKFLFVLGPALVMFISLITGAVIPWGKTLNLGGVSYDLQVANIDVGVLFIIGMASIGVYGIMIGGWASNNKYSLLGAIRASSQMISYELAMGLALLSIIMMTGSLDLKVITENQTEGKLWGIIPIGSGMNWNIFYQPLAFLIFFVAALAETNRHPFDLPECESELVTGYTTEYSSMKLGLYMFGEYVNMFISNAFMVVLFFGGYNYPGIDWVTENWGENVAGILSIVAFLSKTIIGILIFMWIRWTLPRFRYDQLMHLGWKTLIPLALVNLMITGAVILAFGN
- a CDS encoding NuoI/complex I 23 kDa subunit family protein produces the protein MKLTNRSKVVSNKEMTFSEKIYLPAIFKGMGITFKHAVRTVVKRAPNVYSYPEVQKPRADIWRGQHVLKRDEEGRERCTACGLCAVACPAEAITMTAAERTREEKDLYREEKYASVYEINMLRCIFCGMCEEACPKSAIYLTDRLVDVETNRGSFIYGKDKLVEKINERIDITERQSEKQKNAVK
- a CDS encoding NADH-quinone oxidoreductase subunit J family protein — protein: MDQFLFFLVAFLAVASAVYFVFAKNPLYAILSLIVTMFSIAGMYILLNAQFLAIIQIIVYAGAIMVLFLYILMMLNLNKQDESKKNNTLKFVGVFTAGLLLIGVLGVFRGVQESHVVVENVDKGVGLTKNLGRLLFNEYVLPFELASILILAGIVGAVLIGKKDL
- the nuoK gene encoding NADH-quinone oxidoreductase subunit NuoK; its protein translation is MGEVNTFMQSIPLEYFITLCSVLFCLGVLGVLLRKNAIVILGCVELMLNSVNLLLAAFAAYNGNSDGQLLVFFIMVVAAAEVAVGLAIIAMLYRNTRSVDVGIFNKLKG